One stretch of Streptomyces peucetius DNA includes these proteins:
- a CDS encoding aldehyde dehydrogenase family protein — protein MRERLFIGGEWVEPDEGHYEVIDPATEEVVGLAPEASRAQVDDAVAAAREAFTAWSRMRPEERAAILDRAASVVQRDLEAHTELARAESGATTATARGMQVAVAAARFRRYARGALEPVEQALPPQISAAGPMGRAGVLGAVAVRRPVGVVTCITSYNNPWANPAGKVAPALAAGNTVVVKPAPQDPLSVYRMAEALQEAGAPPGTVNVVTGSAAAVGEAAVESPDVDMVSFTGSTAVGQRIAEVCGRGMKRQLMELGGKGAALVLDDADLGAAVRGIGTTFSFYSGQICTAPTRVIAQRGVYDRLVEGLAAYARALRIGDPADPATVVGPVISAAHRDRVEAYIELGRKEGARPVTGGGRPAHDRGFYVAPALFADCTKDMRVVREEIFGPVVVVVPFDDEEEGVALAGDSDYGLIDYVFSGDVARAFRIAGRLRSGGVGVNTVGRNMEAPFGGFRRSGVGRDVGSYAMHAYSELQALVWPG, from the coding sequence GTGAGGGAGCGGCTGTTCATCGGCGGTGAGTGGGTCGAACCGGACGAGGGCCACTACGAGGTGATCGACCCGGCCACCGAGGAGGTCGTGGGTCTCGCCCCCGAGGCGAGCCGTGCCCAGGTCGACGACGCGGTGGCCGCCGCCCGCGAGGCGTTCACCGCCTGGTCCCGTATGAGACCCGAGGAGCGCGCCGCGATCCTGGACCGGGCCGCGTCCGTCGTGCAGCGTGATCTGGAGGCGCACACGGAGCTGGCCCGCGCGGAGAGCGGCGCGACGACGGCGACCGCGCGCGGTATGCAGGTCGCGGTCGCCGCGGCGCGGTTCCGCCGCTACGCCAGGGGCGCGCTGGAGCCGGTCGAGCAGGCCCTGCCGCCGCAGATCAGCGCCGCGGGCCCGATGGGCAGGGCGGGCGTCCTCGGCGCGGTCGCCGTACGCCGCCCGGTGGGCGTGGTCACCTGCATCACCTCGTACAACAATCCGTGGGCCAACCCGGCGGGCAAGGTCGCACCCGCGCTGGCGGCGGGGAACACGGTCGTCGTGAAGCCGGCCCCGCAGGACCCGCTGTCCGTGTACCGGATGGCCGAGGCCCTTCAGGAGGCCGGCGCCCCGCCCGGCACGGTCAATGTGGTCACGGGCTCCGCGGCGGCCGTCGGGGAGGCGGCCGTGGAGTCGCCGGACGTCGACATGGTCAGCTTCACCGGTTCGACGGCGGTGGGGCAGCGGATCGCCGAGGTCTGCGGCCGTGGGATGAAGCGCCAGCTGATGGAGCTCGGCGGCAAGGGCGCGGCGCTGGTCCTCGACGACGCGGACCTCGGCGCGGCGGTGCGCGGGATCGGCACGACGTTCTCGTTCTACAGCGGCCAGATCTGTACGGCCCCGACGCGCGTGATCGCTCAGCGCGGGGTGTACGACCGGCTGGTCGAGGGCCTCGCCGCCTACGCCCGCGCCCTGCGGATCGGCGACCCGGCCGACCCGGCGACGGTCGTCGGCCCGGTCATCTCGGCGGCGCACCGCGACCGGGTGGAGGCGTACATCGAGCTGGGCCGCAAGGAGGGGGCGCGTCCGGTGACCGGCGGCGGGCGCCCCGCGCACGACAGGGGCTTCTACGTGGCTCCGGCCCTCTTCGCCGACTGCACGAAGGACATGCGGGTCGTAAGGGAGGAGATCTTCGGGCCGGTGGTGGTCGTCGTTCCGTTCGACGACGAGGAGGAGGGCGTCGCGCTCGCCGGGGACAGCGACTACGGCCTGATCGACTACGTCTTCTCCGGCGACGTGGCCCGCGCCTTCCGTATCGCCGGGCGGCTGCGGTCGGGCGGCGTCGGGGTGAACACGGTCGGCAGGAACATGGAGGCGCCGTTCGGCGGCTTCCGGCGCAGCGGCGTGGGCCGGGACGTCGGCTCGTACGCCATGCATGCGTACAGCGAGCTCCAGGCGCTGGTCTGGCCCGGCTGA
- a CDS encoding CehA/McbA family metallohydrolase — translation MCNEEEHAGHTMARRGLLVTGAAAALTLGTVSFASAAPRDGERRTEVVRGTLPPGSPDYVYLPVEVPRGVREIRVSYTYEKPAVPGGTQGNALDIGVFDERGTALGGDGFRGWSGGARSEFFIRADDATPGYLPGPVRPGTWHIALGPYTVAPQGLAYEVTVTLTYGSAPEPATQVYPPERAKGRGRAWYRGDCHIHSWYSDGRRTPAEIAALARAAGLDFINSAEHNTHASHAHWADEVGDDLLVLLGEEVTTRNGHVVALGTDPGTFVDWRYRARDNRFGHYARVIRRAGGLVVPAHPHATCIGCNWKFGFGEADAVEVWNGPYTPDDEVSLADWDSALALAVRTGRRWVPAMGSSDAHRDPDPIGTPQTVVLADDLTREAVLDGIRAGRSYVAESKDVSLVFSATGGRGRHAGIGERLRVDDADPVTVRLEITGAPGCTVRFVTDQGVLHTAALPASGTGTVEWRTTAQYAGYVRAEVRHAPVVPPLPGPLAAFTNPVFLGG, via the coding sequence ATGTGCAACGAGGAAGAACACGCGGGACACACGATGGCGCGGCGCGGGCTGCTCGTCACCGGCGCGGCCGCCGCCCTGACGCTCGGCACCGTGAGCTTCGCGAGCGCCGCGCCGCGCGACGGCGAGCGGCGGACCGAGGTCGTGCGCGGCACGCTGCCGCCCGGCTCGCCCGACTACGTCTATCTGCCCGTCGAAGTGCCGCGCGGGGTGCGGGAGATCCGCGTCTCCTACACGTACGAGAAACCGGCCGTCCCCGGCGGCACGCAGGGCAACGCCCTCGACATCGGCGTCTTCGACGAGCGGGGCACCGCGCTCGGCGGTGACGGGTTCCGGGGCTGGTCGGGCGGCGCCCGCAGCGAATTCTTCATCCGCGCGGACGACGCGACCCCCGGCTACCTCCCCGGTCCCGTCCGCCCCGGCACGTGGCACATCGCGCTGGGCCCGTACACAGTGGCGCCGCAGGGGCTGGCCTACGAGGTCACGGTCACGCTCACCTACGGGTCCGCTCCGGAGCCTGCGACGCAGGTTTACCCGCCGGAGCGCGCCAAGGGGCGCGGGCGTGCCTGGTACCGGGGCGACTGCCACATCCACTCCTGGTACTCGGACGGCAGGCGCACCCCGGCGGAGATCGCCGCCCTCGCCCGCGCCGCCGGTCTCGACTTCATCAACTCCGCCGAGCACAACACCCATGCGTCGCACGCCCACTGGGCGGACGAGGTCGGTGACGACCTGTTGGTCCTGCTCGGCGAGGAGGTCACGACACGCAACGGGCACGTGGTGGCGCTCGGCACCGACCCCGGCACGTTCGTCGACTGGCGCTACCGCGCCCGTGACAACCGCTTCGGGCACTACGCCCGCGTGATCCGCCGGGCGGGCGGTCTCGTGGTCCCCGCGCATCCGCACGCCACCTGCATCGGCTGCAACTGGAAGTTCGGCTTCGGCGAGGCCGACGCGGTGGAGGTCTGGAACGGGCCGTACACCCCCGACGACGAGGTGTCGCTCGCCGACTGGGACAGCGCGCTCGCGCTCGCCGTCCGCACCGGGAGGCGCTGGGTCCCCGCCATGGGCAGCAGCGACGCGCACCGCGACCCGGACCCGATCGGCACGCCGCAGACCGTGGTCCTCGCCGACGACCTGACCCGTGAGGCGGTTCTCGACGGCATTCGGGCCGGCCGGAGTTACGTCGCCGAGTCCAAGGACGTCTCCCTCGTGTTCTCCGCGACGGGCGGACGCGGCCGGCACGCCGGCATCGGTGAGCGGCTGCGCGTGGACGACGCCGACCCGGTGACGGTGCGTCTGGAGATCACGGGCGCTCCGGGCTGCACGGTCCGGTTCGTGACCGACCAGGGCGTGCTGCACACGGCCGCACTGCCCGCCTCGGGGACGGGCACGGTGGAGTGGCGTACGACCGCGCAGTACGCGGGCTATGTACGGGCCGAGGTGCGGCACGCACCCGTCGTGCCACCGCTGCCGGGTCCGCTCGCCGCGTTCACCAACCCGGTGTTCCTGGGGGGTTGA
- a CDS encoding APC family permease, giving the protein MTQLDARPQAGDTVRSAPDGGVRTKGLGGNSVGLMGGAVIGVSTVAPVYCLTSTLGPTVSEVGLQMPAIFLAGFLPMLLVAFAYRELNKAVPDCGTSFTWSVKAFGPRIGWMCGWGLLVATVVVLSNLAGVATSFFWLTAGEITGSGSVAALDGNKAVHILTTLAFIAVATAISYRGITATKWVQYALVGLQLTVIVIFAAMAVMKSDEVAGSLDFSLTWMNPFGIESFSAFTAGLSLSIFIYWGWDACLSINEESVGSSRTPGRSAMLAMVVIVASYLMVAIAVQMYAGIGEEGTGLGNPDTSDNVFAVLADPIMGSGLGILLFVAVLASAAASLQTTFIPVARTALAMSAYDAMPKAFAKVHPRFKTPGLATVAAGVATGVFYTVMSLVSENVLVDTIYALGLMICFYYSITAFACVWFFRKELTRSTSNLFVKGVLPGVGGLMLTAVFGKTLYDMWDPAYGSGSSVLGMGSVFVIGVGLLLLGVVLMVLMQRRSPAFFRGEVLTKETPALELAG; this is encoded by the coding sequence ATGACTCAGCTCGATGCGCGGCCACAGGCAGGAGACACGGTACGGAGCGCCCCCGACGGGGGTGTCCGCACCAAGGGCCTCGGCGGGAACTCCGTCGGCCTGATGGGCGGAGCCGTCATCGGCGTCTCGACCGTCGCCCCCGTTTACTGCCTGACCTCCACCCTGGGCCCGACCGTCTCGGAAGTCGGGCTCCAGATGCCCGCGATCTTCCTTGCGGGCTTTCTGCCGATGCTGCTCGTGGCGTTCGCGTACCGCGAGCTCAACAAGGCGGTGCCGGACTGCGGCACCTCGTTCACCTGGTCGGTGAAAGCCTTCGGCCCCAGGATCGGCTGGATGTGCGGCTGGGGCCTGCTGGTCGCCACCGTCGTGGTCCTCTCCAACCTCGCCGGCGTGGCCACATCGTTCTTCTGGCTCACCGCCGGGGAGATCACGGGCAGCGGCAGCGTCGCCGCCCTCGACGGCAACAAGGCCGTCCACATCCTCACCACCCTCGCCTTCATCGCCGTCGCCACGGCTATCAGCTACCGGGGCATCACCGCGACCAAGTGGGTCCAGTACGCCCTGGTCGGGCTCCAGCTCACCGTCATCGTCATCTTCGCCGCCATGGCGGTCATGAAGTCCGACGAGGTGGCGGGCTCCCTGGACTTCTCGCTGACCTGGATGAACCCCTTCGGCATCGAGTCCTTCTCCGCCTTCACCGCCGGGCTCTCCCTCTCGATCTTCATCTACTGGGGCTGGGACGCCTGCCTGTCCATCAACGAGGAGAGCGTCGGCAGCTCCCGCACCCCCGGCCGCTCCGCCATGCTCGCCATGGTCGTCATCGTCGCCTCGTACCTGATGGTCGCCATCGCCGTGCAGATGTACGCCGGCATCGGCGAGGAGGGCACCGGCCTCGGCAACCCGGACACCTCCGACAACGTGTTCGCGGTCCTGGCCGACCCGATCATGGGCTCCGGCCTCGGCATCCTGCTCTTCGTCGCGGTCCTCGCATCCGCCGCGGCGAGCCTGCAGACCACCTTCATCCCCGTCGCCCGTACCGCCCTAGCGATGAGCGCCTACGACGCCATGCCCAAGGCCTTCGCCAAGGTCCACCCGCGCTTCAAGACCCCCGGCCTCGCGACCGTGGCCGCGGGCGTCGCCACCGGCGTCTTCTACACGGTGATGAGCCTCGTCAGCGAGAACGTCCTCGTCGACACCATCTACGCCCTCGGCCTGATGATCTGCTTCTACTACTCGATCACGGCCTTCGCCTGCGTCTGGTTCTTCCGCAAGGAGCTCACCCGGTCGACCTCCAACCTGTTCGTCAAGGGCGTCCTGCCCGGCGTCGGCGGCCTGATGCTCACCGCCGTCTTCGGCAAGACCCTCTACGACATGTGGGACCCGGCCTACGGCTCCGGCTCGTCGGTCCTCGGCATGGGCTCCGTCTTCGTCATCGGCGTCGGCCTGCTCCTGCTCGGAGTCGTCCTCATGGTCCTCATGCAGCGCCGCAGCCCGGCGTTCTTCCGCGGCGAGGTCCTGACGAAGGAGACACCGGCGCTGGAACTGGCCGGCTGA
- a CDS encoding putative T7SS-secreted protein, which yields MADFGIIGDLAGKATDRVVDTVDAGIDKGKEALGEGVDWGTDKIGAGLEKVGADDWADSVEDWGDETASSMGAEVGEQQLGQSEEADELIHGRPEKIAESVKNLRDFQKAFDLVGGGLKKLDAGHWKGEAANAFREKFQPLPTDWLRAADACEDAAKALETYSKAVTGAQGKAREAIALYKEGEADSKTAVDAYNKKVDAYNAARNGDSPLPHPGQFSDPGKAKRARAREILADARKARNEAGETAKSAVTAAMAHAPQEPTGREKLKLEFLDHQLAQSVEVMHLAGGVVKGAAGIVNFVRSIAPIDPYNLTHPAEYYKGVNMTLAGIASTLANPDRALKNAWDAAKGDPSEFIGRLIPELLGTKGAGALKTVARAGMKDAASTGARTAAREGVDDAAAASRPPEAVHSNGTDPIDLATGVMYLPQTDIVLPGTLPLVFRRRVASDYRAGRWFGPSWSSTADQRLEIDSEGVVFVCEDGLLLAYPHPAPGVPVMPSHGPRWPLDRDPDGDYTVTDPGTGRTWRFATLQDDQALLTQIDDRNGNWITFEYDETGAPISIVHGGGYHLKLTTADGRVTALHLAGATADGSDQVLLRYGYTDGHLTDVVNSSGLPLKFAYDDRARVTSWTDTNGSRYDYAYDDQDRCVAESGAAGHMSLRLDYDGIDPETGLRTTTTTTAAGAVSRFVINDTHQVVKEIDALGAVTRYERDRYNRLLSLTDPLGRTTRFTYDALGNPTTVARPDGREATAEYNAFGLTVRLTNHDRTTVRQDYDERGNRTTVTAPNGAVTRYTYNEAGHLTSVTDALGNATHIRTNPAGLPAEITNPLGATTRVERDAFGRPIALTDPLGATTRLQWTPEGRLARRTEADGTQQSWTYDGEGNCVAHTDALGQVSRFEYTHFDLLCARTGPDGVRYEFTHDHELRLTQVLNPQGLTWNYAYDAAGHLISETDFDNRTLTYDRDAAGRLVARTDALGQTIRYERDELDRLVRKDAAGKVTTFAYDFTGQLAEAVNDDATVTWLRDRHGRLVSETVDGRTMSYTYDVLGRRTGRTTPTGAVSTWTYDAAGRRTSLTTSGRTITFEHDAAGQETARHIGDTVSFTNQYDPLGRLTSQHVTGPAGRSIQRRDYTYRADDNLVALTDQLSGTRTFDLDPVGRVTAVHAVAWTERYAYDAAGNQTEASWPASHPGQEAVGTREYTGTTITRAGTIRYEHDALGRITLRQKTRLSRKPDTWRYEWDAEDRMRSVTTPDGTVWRYAYDALGRRTAKQRLADDGATVLEQTTFTWDGITLCEETAENKAMPHRVALTWEHAGLRPLTQTERILASDVLDTFDERFFSITTDLIGTPCELLDEAGDLAWRTRATIWGPTAWEKTGTTYSPLRFPGQYFDPETSLHYNHFRHYDPHTARYVTPDPLGLTPGPNPECYVSKPTIEADPLGLSPCTPGTKTRSPDGTAPSFISDAQGEMQDLRRMGRPDNQFVYSGHGGIHAGDSTPLRVPEGTSVAMYSRHGETISDSLGNRIETGKGANPVEVYGPGELLPDYTLYPGNDLNIQGVPRNLTVDNPYYLSQLIGPNMGLVHWAACRSVI from the coding sequence ATGGCGGACTTCGGGATCATCGGCGATCTGGCGGGCAAGGCCACCGACAGGGTCGTCGACACGGTCGACGCCGGGATCGACAAGGGCAAGGAAGCCCTCGGTGAGGGTGTCGACTGGGGCACGGACAAGATCGGCGCCGGGCTGGAGAAGGTCGGGGCGGACGACTGGGCCGACTCGGTCGAGGACTGGGGTGACGAGACCGCGTCCTCAATGGGCGCGGAGGTGGGTGAGCAGCAGCTCGGTCAGAGTGAGGAGGCCGATGAGCTGATCCACGGCCGGCCGGAGAAGATAGCCGAGTCGGTGAAGAACCTGCGGGACTTCCAGAAGGCGTTCGACCTCGTCGGCGGAGGACTGAAGAAGCTTGACGCCGGTCACTGGAAGGGTGAGGCCGCCAACGCGTTCCGGGAGAAGTTCCAGCCTCTGCCCACGGACTGGTTGCGGGCGGCCGATGCCTGCGAGGACGCCGCGAAGGCGCTGGAGACCTACTCGAAGGCGGTCACCGGCGCGCAGGGCAAGGCCCGGGAGGCGATCGCCCTCTACAAGGAGGGCGAGGCCGACTCCAAGACGGCGGTCGACGCGTACAACAAGAAGGTCGACGCCTACAACGCCGCCCGCAACGGGGACAGTCCGCTCCCGCACCCCGGTCAGTTCTCCGACCCGGGCAAGGCCAAGCGCGCCCGAGCCCGGGAGATCCTCGCCGATGCGCGCAAGGCTCGGAACGAGGCGGGGGAAACCGCGAAGAGTGCGGTCACGGCGGCCATGGCGCATGCCCCGCAGGAGCCCACCGGGCGGGAGAAGCTCAAACTCGAGTTCCTGGATCACCAACTGGCTCAGAGTGTGGAGGTCATGCACCTGGCCGGCGGCGTGGTCAAGGGCGCAGCGGGCATCGTGAACTTCGTCCGCTCCATCGCCCCGATCGACCCGTACAACCTGACCCACCCGGCCGAGTACTACAAGGGCGTCAACATGACGCTCGCCGGCATCGCCTCCACCCTCGCCAACCCCGACCGCGCCCTGAAGAACGCCTGGGACGCCGCCAAGGGCGACCCGTCCGAATTCATCGGCCGCCTCATCCCCGAACTCCTCGGAACCAAAGGCGCCGGAGCCTTGAAGACGGTGGCTCGTGCCGGGATGAAGGACGCGGCCAGCACGGGCGCGAGAACTGCTGCTCGCGAAGGCGTGGATGACGCGGCCGCCGCCTCTCGACCGCCGGAAGCGGTCCACAGCAACGGTACCGATCCGATCGATCTCGCCACCGGCGTCATGTATCTCCCGCAGACGGACATCGTTCTGCCGGGCACCCTGCCGCTGGTTTTCCGGCGCCGTGTCGCCTCGGACTACCGGGCCGGCCGGTGGTTCGGACCGTCCTGGTCGTCCACGGCCGACCAGCGCCTGGAGATCGACTCGGAGGGCGTCGTCTTCGTCTGCGAGGACGGACTCCTCCTTGCCTACCCCCACCCGGCCCCCGGCGTTCCGGTCATGCCCAGTCACGGGCCGCGCTGGCCACTGGACCGCGACCCGGACGGCGACTACACGGTCACCGACCCGGGCACCGGCCGTACCTGGCGCTTCGCCACCCTCCAGGACGACCAGGCGCTCCTCACTCAGATCGACGACCGCAACGGCAACTGGATCACCTTCGAGTACGACGAGACCGGCGCACCGATCTCGATCGTCCACGGTGGCGGCTACCACCTGAAGCTCACCACCGCGGACGGGCGGGTCACGGCCCTGCACCTGGCCGGGGCCACAGCCGACGGCTCGGACCAGGTGCTCCTGCGCTACGGCTACACGGACGGCCACCTCACCGACGTCGTCAACTCCTCGGGTCTGCCACTCAAGTTCGCCTACGACGACCGCGCCCGCGTCACCTCGTGGACAGACACCAACGGCAGCCGCTACGACTACGCCTACGACGACCAGGACCGTTGCGTCGCCGAGTCCGGCGCCGCAGGCCACATGAGCCTGCGCCTCGACTACGACGGGATCGACCCCGAGACGGGCCTGCGCACCACGACCACCACGACCGCGGCCGGTGCCGTGAGCCGGTTCGTCATCAACGACACCCACCAGGTCGTCAAGGAGATCGACGCGCTCGGCGCCGTCACCCGCTACGAGCGCGACCGTTACAACCGTCTCCTGTCCCTGACAGACCCGCTCGGCCGCACGACACGCTTCACATACGACGCCTTGGGGAACCCCACCACCGTCGCCCGCCCCGACGGCCGTGAGGCAACCGCCGAGTACAACGCCTTCGGGCTGACCGTGCGCCTGACCAACCACGACCGTACGACGGTCCGCCAGGACTACGACGAGCGCGGCAACCGCACCACCGTGACCGCCCCGAACGGGGCCGTCACCCGCTACACCTACAACGAAGCCGGCCACCTCACCTCTGTCACCGATGCCCTCGGCAACGCCACACACATCCGCACCAACCCGGCCGGTCTCCCGGCCGAGATCACCAATCCGCTCGGCGCGACAACCCGCGTCGAGCGCGACGCGTTCGGCCGCCCCATCGCTCTCACCGACCCACTCGGCGCGACAACCCGCCTCCAGTGGACACCCGAAGGCAGACTCGCCCGCCGTACCGAGGCCGACGGCACCCAGCAGTCCTGGACGTACGACGGCGAAGGCAACTGTGTCGCCCACACCGACGCCCTCGGCCAGGTGTCCCGCTTCGAGTACACACACTTTGACCTGCTCTGCGCCCGCACCGGCCCCGACGGCGTGCGCTACGAGTTCACCCACGACCACGAGCTGCGCCTCACCCAGGTCCTCAACCCCCAAGGCCTGACCTGGAACTACGCGTACGACGCGGCCGGCCACCTCATATCCGAGACCGACTTCGACAACCGCACCCTCACCTACGACCGGGACGCCGCGGGTCGCCTCGTCGCACGCACCGACGCCCTGGGCCAGACGATCCGCTACGAGCGTGACGAGCTCGACCGCCTCGTACGCAAGGACGCCGCCGGGAAGGTCACCACCTTCGCCTACGACTTCACGGGCCAGCTCGCCGAAGCGGTCAACGACGACGCGACGGTCACCTGGCTGCGCGACCGCCACGGCCGCCTCGTCTCCGAGACGGTCGACGGCCGCACCATGTCGTACACCTACGACGTCCTCGGCCGCCGCACGGGACGCACCACCCCGACCGGCGCGGTCAGCACCTGGACCTACGACGCAGCCGGCCGCCGCACCTCCCTGACCACCTCCGGCCGCACCATCACCTTCGAACACGACGCCGCAGGCCAGGAGACCGCCCGCCACATCGGCGACACCGTCTCCTTCACCAACCAGTACGACCCGCTCGGCCGCCTCACCAGCCAGCACGTCACCGGACCCGCAGGCCGCAGCATCCAGCGCCGCGACTACACCTACCGCGCCGACGACAACCTCGTCGCGCTCACGGACCAGCTCTCCGGCACCCGGACGTTCGACCTCGACCCCGTCGGCCGCGTCACCGCCGTCCACGCGGTGGCCTGGACCGAGCGCTACGCCTACGACGCCGCAGGCAACCAGACCGAGGCCTCCTGGCCCGCGAGCCACCCCGGCCAGGAAGCGGTCGGCACCCGCGAATACACCGGCACCACCATCACCCGCGCCGGCACCATCCGCTACGAACACGACGCCCTCGGCCGCATCACCCTCCGCCAGAAGACCCGCCTGTCGCGCAAGCCGGACACCTGGCGCTACGAGTGGGACGCCGAAGACCGCATGCGCTCCGTCACCACACCGGATGGGACGGTCTGGCGCTACGCATACGACGCCCTCGGCCGCCGCACGGCGAAGCAGCGCCTTGCCGACGACGGCGCAACGGTCCTCGAACAGACCACCTTCACCTGGGACGGCATCACCCTCTGCGAGGAAACGGCGGAGAACAAGGCCATGCCTCACAGGGTGGCATTGACCTGGGAGCATGCAGGGCTGCGTCCATTGACGCAGACTGAACGCATTCTTGCGTCGGATGTCCTAGATACTTTCGACGAACGCTTCTTCTCCATCACCACGGACCTTATCGGTACGCCCTGCGAGCTCCTGGATGAGGCCGGGGACCTCGCCTGGCGAACGCGAGCAACAATTTGGGGACCCACTGCGTGGGAAAAGACCGGCACCACATACAGCCCTCTTCGCTTCCCTGGCCAGTACTTCGACCCAGAAACTTCCCTCCATTACAATCACTTCCGACACTATGACCCTCACACAGCCCGCTACGTAACCCCGGACCCGCTGGGGCTTACCCCCGGCCCCAACCCTGAATGTTACGTATCAAAACCGACCATAGAAGCAGATCCACTCGGCCTGTCACCATGCACGCCAGGAACTAAAACAAGGAGTCCCGACGGAACGGCGCCAAGCTTCATAAGCGACGCACAAGGAGAAATGCAGGACCTTCGTAGGATGGGACGACCTGACAATCAATTCGTTTACAGCGGTCACGGTGGAATCCACGCAGGAGACAGCACCCCACTCAGGGTCCCAGAAGGCACCTCGGTCGCGATGTACTCACGCCACGGCGAGACAATTTCTGACTCCTTGGGGAATAGGATCGAAACCGGGAAGGGAGCCAATCCCGTCGAGGTCTACGGCCCCGGGGAACTACTTCCCGACTACACACTCTACCCCGGCAACGATCTAAACATCCAAGGAGTGCCTCGCAATCTGACGGTCGACAATCCATACTACCTTTCGCAACTAATAGGACCCAATATGGGGCTAGTACACTGGGCAGCTTGCAGATCGGTAATCTAG
- a CDS encoding LLM class F420-dependent oxidoreductase, with product MRISTTIFLTDETISPVRLARELEQRGFAGLYVPEHTHIPVERTTGHPAGGELAREYGRTLDPFVALAQAAAVTSTLTLGTGITLVAQHDPIALAKQIASLDHVSGGRFTLGVGFGWNKEEAADHGVEWSARRELVRDRMRLMRALWAAEPTPYKGEFCSVRPSAAFPKPTGGTPRTLVGGAAGPKLFAHITEYADGWMPIGGRGLTETMPQLRAAWEAAGRDPKTLQVVPYAVRPSAGKLAHYAELGVPEVVLQLPPGEEAEVLRALDEYAQYL from the coding sequence ATGCGGATCTCGACCACGATCTTCCTCACCGACGAGACGATCAGCCCGGTGCGACTGGCCCGCGAGCTGGAGCAGCGCGGCTTCGCCGGCCTGTACGTCCCCGAGCACACCCACATCCCGGTGGAGCGCACCACGGGCCACCCGGCGGGCGGCGAACTCGCCCGCGAATACGGCCGCACCCTCGACCCGTTCGTCGCCCTCGCCCAGGCGGCGGCGGTGACCTCGACGCTCACCCTCGGCACGGGCATCACCCTGGTCGCCCAGCACGACCCGATCGCCCTGGCGAAGCAGATCGCCTCCCTGGACCATGTCTCCGGCGGCCGCTTCACGCTGGGCGTCGGCTTCGGCTGGAACAAGGAGGAGGCCGCGGACCACGGCGTCGAGTGGTCGGCCCGCCGTGAGCTCGTACGGGACCGGATGCGCCTGATGCGCGCCCTGTGGGCGGCCGAACCCACCCCCTACAAGGGCGAGTTCTGCTCGGTCCGCCCGTCCGCCGCCTTCCCCAAGCCGACGGGCGGCACCCCGCGCACCCTGGTCGGCGGCGCGGCGGGCCCGAAGCTGTTCGCCCACATCACGGAGTACGCGGACGGCTGGATGCCGATCGGCGGCCGCGGCCTCACGGAGACGATGCCGCAACTGCGTGCCGCCTGGGAGGCGGCCGGCCGCGACCCGAAGACCCTCCAGGTGGTCCCGTACGCGGTCCGCCCGTCTGCGGGCAAACTGGCCCACTACGCGGAACTGGGCGTGCCGGAGGTCGTCCTGCAACTCCCACCGGGGGAGGAGGCGGAGGTCCTGCGCGCGCTGGACGAGTACGCGCAGTACCTGTGA